From the Drechmeria coniospora strain ARSEF 6962 chromosome 02, whole genome shotgun sequence genome, the window CGTTTTTCGCTCCCAGAAACACGAACAAGACGATACAAGACGATACTTCTAAGCGATCCATAGTTTTTTTATCGGCACACACCATCCGCTGGAATTCACTATCAATTTCCGTTCTGTGAGTCAATCGCCAACATTGATCGAATGGCGGTACTAATGACCACAATAACAACTCAATCACAAATGTTCGCTGCTCACCTATTCCTTGACTTGCCCGGTTTGGGAATTATtctcgtacagtacatagtATAGTAAAAAGCAGCCCATCCTCGGCCAAACAACGTCTCCCAATTTCAACACTCTTGTTATTTGAATCCACCTTAATCGATGCACTCAATTATTGCGAGGCAGCCTTAGCCATGGTATTAAGTGCGCTTCCATTTTTGAACCATTCAAGCTGAGCCTCGTTGAAAGTATGCTGCAGGGACACCTCAAACGCTTTGGCGCCCTCGGGGCGAACGATCATGGTCACGGGTTTGCCAACAGCAAGTTGTGTGCAGAGGATATCGACCTGGTATCATGTGAGCTCCTATTCATCCACATGGTAACATTTTGGTGGCCGTTGGGTCGGAACGCACCTTGTCATTGGGTTTGATCCTGTCATAATCAGCGGGTTCGGCAAACGTCAATGGCAGCATGCCCTGCTTCTTCAAGTTGGTCTCGTGAATGCGAGCGAAACTTCTGGTGATGATAGCCAACCCGCCCAAGTGTCTGGGTTCTAGGGCCGCGTGCTCACGGGAGCTGCCCTCGCCATAGTTCCAGTCGCCGATGACTACCCATTTAATACCCTTTTTCTTGTAGTCGCGAGCAACGGCAGGCACCGCACCCCACTCGCCAGTGGTAGAGTTCTTGATCTTATTGGCCTCACCATTAGCCTCGTTAATGGCGCCAATAAGCATATTGTTGGAAATGTTGTCGAGGTGGCCGCGGTATTTCAACCATGGACCTGCCATGGAAATGTGGTCCGTTGTCGTTTTGCCTTGGGCCTTAATCAGGATGGGGATATTAGTGGCATCTTTGGTGTCCCATGGTTGGAATGGTTGGAGAATCTGAAGACGGTCCGAGGTGGGTGAAACTTGAACAGTAACGCTTGCGCGTTCCTTGGGGGGGGCCTGGTAGGTGTCGTTGCCAGGATCGTACCCTCTGACAGGAAGGCTGTCACCGGTCGGAGGCTTGAGCATGAATTCCTTTCCATCCTTGTCCTTGAGTTTGTCGGTAAGTGGGTTGAAGTGTAAAGAGCCGGCGACCGTAAGTGCCAGGACCATTTCTGGACTCGATACAAAAGCATGAGTCGCAGGATTGGAATCGTTTCGGCCTGTAAAGTTGCGGTTATAACTAGAGAGAATAGAATTTGCCTGGCCTTTCTCAACATCACGACGGTCCCACTGACCGATGCAGGGGCCGCATGCGTTGGCGAGAACAGTGCCACCAAACTCCTCAAATGTCTGAAGCTGACCATCTCGCTCAATGGTGGCGCGAATTTGCTCCGAGCCTGGCGTGACAGTAAATAGTGCCTTGGCCTTCAGGCCATGGTCAAGAGCATCGCGTGCAATTGAGGCAGCTCGAGAAAGATCCTCGTAGGAGGAATTGGTGCAAGATCCAATTAATCCAACACGCAGCTCGGCAGGCCAGCCATTCTCAACAACAGCCTTGCTGAATTTTGAAATTGGTGTGCCTAGATCAGGGGTGAAGGGGCCGTTGATGTGAGGTTCGAGCTCAGTGAGGTTGATTTCAATAAGCTGATCATACTCGGCACCTTCATCCGCACGAAGTTCTGCAGCGAATGAGCGTGCAAAATCGCCAATATCTTGACGCTTCGTAGCCGCCAAATACTCATACATCCGATCGTTGAAGGGGAAGAGAGAAGTCGTGGCCCCGATTTCAGCACTGTTGCAACTTAGCTAACACTCTGCTTCTGCATCATGCGAGAGGCTCACCCCATGTTACAGACGGTTCCAGCTCCGCTCGTGCTAAGACCGTCCACGCCAGGTCCTAGAGCGCAACGCAGGTGTTAGTACACGAATCCAAGAGGTATGAACAGAAGCTTGGTCCAGCCAGGCGGCAAGCAAAACTTCTGGCATTAAGTGGTAGGTGGATTGAGTCTGCAAGTAGTGTGCAGGAGCAAAGAGGAATTCAAAGGCTGCTGCAGAACCAGGAAATGAAGTTGGCTTACCAAAGTACTCCACGATAGCACCAGTCCCCCCTTTGACGGTCAAAATGTCGGCAACCTTGAGGATGACATCTAGATACAGCATTAGATAAAGCCAAGGGACGGTTTCGAGATTGAGGAATACCTTTGGGCGATGTCCATCCACCAAGTTGGCCCGTGAGCTTCACGCCTATGTACTTCGGGGCCTTGAGTTCCCACGGCAAGTTGGCCATGACATCTACtgcatcggcgccgcccacACCTATTGCTGCCATACCGAGACCACCAGCATTGGGAGTGTGGGAGTCGGTGCCAATGAGTAGACCGCCGGGGAAAGCGTAGTTTTCAAGAATGATCTGGTGGATAATACCAGAACCGGGGCGCCAGAATCCAATATTATACTTGGCGCAGGCCGAAGACAAGAAATCATACACTTCCTTGTTGATACTTATAGCCCGTTCGAGGTCCTTCGCACCACCGGTTTGTGCTTCGATCAAGTGATCGCAGTGGACGGTCACAGGGTTAGCAACCTGATCCATGCCAGCAGACATGAACTGAAGTATTGCCATTTGGGCGGTGGCATCTTGGCAGGCGACGCGGTCAGGGCGAAGCTTCAGATAAGATTGACCGCGCTCGATATCCTGCTCATGGGGGTTGTCCAGATGAGAGTAAAGGATCTTCTCGCCGTAGGTAAGTGGGCGGTTGAGGCGGCTGCGTACAATCGCCAGGTTCTCTGACATCTTCTTGTAATTGATGAAATTGTTGTCTTCCCAGTTGTTCTGACGAACCTGTCGTGCCCGTCAGTCTAGGGTGCTGATGGATAACGAGTGTCAAGCTCCACGATAAGGTCAAACAGACACCAGCCGTGCAAAATAATGACCAAATTGCAACTGATTCGGTGAGAATTCGCCAAGAACTCGAAGAATAAAGCAAAAAAATATCCTTTCGCAGCTACCAACGCCGATGGCTTACCTTGCGGTCGAGAGGCGAGTTCGAGATCGTCGCAAGACGACGAATACCAGAGGCCGCACCACCGAGGCAGCGCCTCTGGGCAGGAGCCAGAAGGGACCCAAGCATGATTGCCTATCAGGTGAGggtgggaggggggaggggtcTGGTTTGATTAGAGAAGCCGACTTTGCCACTCGCAGAAATCTGCCAAAGTCAAGCACATCAGAAGGAGAGTTGCAGAGGTGAACGGGGAGTGTGAACGTATTTACGGAAGAGGAAGGGAGAAGTGTGCTCGGGTGGAGTACCAACGAGCGAATGAATGGCTCTCAAAAAAACATGACCAAGGTGGCACATGTCAGCCGTTTCCCGTCCGCCGAAACCCCGGCTCGGAGCCGGTCGGCTGGGCGGGGAAATTCTGGACCTCTGCCCGcgcctacttactgtacttaatgtACAGTAGAGCGGGGACTGGGGCTAGTCAGGTCTCAATATCACCTACCcgatacaagtacaggtaaaGTCAATGAAGAtaaatgtactccgtattcaaCCCAAATTCGCTGTTATTCATATCAAAACACCAACTAATTAAATAGATGTACATAGTTTTATTTTATAAAGGTAGATAATATATAAGGCGTACTGTAAGAGTgggccttataagcgaatgtaaCGTGCATTTCCTATACGAAATGAGGATAAGGCAGATCGTTTAATAGTTTTTATGGTCCTAAGCTATACCCaagtataatagttaagAGATAGCAACGGCCCTTATAAGCGTAGCCAATTGACAAAGTGTTAGCCTTGTTAATATGTACCCCTTTGCTACGTATAATAAGGGGCgttgttacggagtcgctaggcgactgctctaggactctcaataatgtttattaaaatgTTACGATACtaactagcaggaaggcagtatatgcaaagactatagaattttcgaactaaggaagaagaaaagaaaagGAAAACAGTAAGTGCGGGAAGGAAGGGGCTATATACATAGGTGGTCCGCGTATTACGTAATaaagagtatagggtaggccagaAGAAGAGTACGATATATAATATCGTTACAATACCCCCCTCCTTTGGGTATAGGCGGGTCGGAGAAATAGggggtatagggtaggtatagggtaggttaAACTTaaggtatagggtaggtaggtTAATAATtagagtatagggtaggtatagggtaggttaAGGGAGGGCATTTGGTAGCCGTAAGTCGATTTTTTTGTTTTGCTATACAAATAAATTTTGCGGAAAATTAAAAGTAGCTAACAAGCTGTATTTAGTATAGCCGGGCTACTAATGGAGTCGGTAGGTATATAAGGGGGTCGGTTCGATTGACTAGCGGCGCCAGAGAGTACTAGGGGCAATAGAGACTACTAGGGGTAACAGAAGGTACCGGGGGTAACAGAGGGTACCGGGAGCACCTGAAGGCACTAGAGGGCGCCAAAAGGCCCTAGAgactactaggggtaatagagggtacCCGGGGGTACTAGAAGGCACTAAAGGGTATTAAAAGGCACTAGGGGTAACAGAAACCACTAGGGTAATAGAGGGCACCGGGGGTAATAGAgactactaggggtaatagaaggtactaagggtaatagagggtactaggggtacctaaaggtactaaagggcGTTAGaaggtactaggggtaataggGACTACtggggtaatagagggtactaggggtaacagagactactaggggtaataaaaggtactaggggtaatagagggtacTAGGGGCATCCGAAGGTACTAGAGGGCGTTAGaaggtactaggggtaataggGACCCCCagggtaatagagggtactaggggtaatagagactactaggggtaatagagggtacctaggggtaatagagggtacCTAGGggtaaatatactatatctTAAGGCGCTTATAATATAGCTTTTTAAATAGGCTTATAGGCTTCGGTCTTACTTATAAGGGGATTACTTTAGGCGCCGGCCTTTATAAAATCGGACGCTTTAGTATTATAACGTaatgttacggagtcgctaggcgactgctctaggactctcaatgatgtttattaaaagacttaaaggagggaaaactacctaacaactagggcttctagttgtgtgcgttcctcctagtaggtcccttggttcccttcgttctcctgtatcgggctaagcccgataccataacacgTAATAGGGAAGGTAGGTAGGCGGTAGGGGTTCCTTATTGCCTGCCTATAGGTCCTATAGGTTGTACCGTAGGGTATTAGGGGGAGACTAAGCGTTATAGATACTGTAATAGTTAAAGTAGCGTAAAGAGCCCTCCTCCTAGGGCGGATTTGTTTGCTCTAGGGAACTAAAACCCTAGCCGGGGCGGTAGTAGGAGTAAGGGCTTAGGCTATATCTATGCCTAGAGCTAAGTTTCGCTACTATAGAgaaataggctataacttaagTAGTACTAGGTTATTGTATAAGAAATTATTTTAGGTAACTGTATCTTAAATAGCTAATATTAGCTCCTACGTTAGAATAGTATAGCCTATTTAGTAGACTAAGGCGCAGTATAGGGCTCCTTAGCGGCGTTTAACGTTACTAATATAGTTAATAGCgtatttattagtattaTTCTTACTAGTAATAGGAGGCAGTTGGAAGTCGACTAGCTGTTAGGATAGGAAGGGGTCCGATATTACTTAATAAAGTAGGCGGGTATAGAATATAAAGTATATATTAGGAGGGGTATTaagttagtatatataagaACCTACTAAGGCAATAACTTAATAAAGGTTATTCTTTTAATTAAGTTTCTTATATAGCCGAATCGTTTTAATATTATAAAGGGAAAGCTATATATAGTTACTAGCTTAAaagttatctactagtaggtaggaCCAGTTAGCGTAGTATTATTAGGTATCCTATACGGTAGCTATAGCTACTTAGGCCTATTTAATACCCTAGTAAAGCTTATAGGTAATAGTTTTAGCTTAAGCTATAGGGGATTAGTAAGTAGAGGGGGTAAGGAGTTAGTTAATAAGTTAGGTAAGGTTAAGGTTATACCTATAGGAGAGGAAGAATAAGCTTATCCTAAAAGCTAAGGTTAAATAATTATTAATAGCTAGGGCGGCCCTAGGGAGTAAGGTAGTTTAATTATTTTAGGTAATAGAGCAAAAGGCGTAAAGGTAGTCCTTAACTTACCAGTTAATTTATTTAGttactatatttatttttaGATAGTATACTATAGAGAGCCTATAAGTTATTTAAAAGAGGTTATAAAAGTATTTCTAAAGGGTATTAATAAATTAGGGGCTATAGTTAAAAATAATAgctact encodes:
- a CDS encoding aconitate hydratase, whose protein sequence is MLGSLLAPAQRRCLGGAASGIRRLATISNSPLDRKVRQNNWEDNNFINYKKMSENLAIVRSRLNRPLTYGEKILYSHLDNPHEQDIERGQSYLKLRPDRVACQDATAQMAILQFMSAGMDQVANPVTVHCDHLIEAQTGGAKDLERAISINKEVYDFLSSACAKYNIGFWRPGSGIIHQIILENYAFPGGLLIGTDSHTPNAGGLGMAAIGVGGADAVDVMANLPWELKAPKYIGVKLTGQLGGWTSPKDVILKVADILTVKGGTGAIVEYFGPGVDGLSTSGAGTVCNMGAEIGATTSLFPFNDRMYEYLAATKRQDIGDFARSFAAELRADEGAEYDQLIEINLTELEPHINGPFTPDLGTPISKFSKAVVENGWPAELRVGLIGSCTNSSYEDLSRAASIARDALDHGLKAKALFTVTPGSEQIRATIERDGQLQTFEEFGGTVLANACGPCIGQWDRRDVEKGQANSILSSYNRNFTGRNDSNPATHAFVSSPEMVLALTVAGSLHFNPLTDKLKDKDGKEFMLKPPTGDSLPVRGYDPGNDTYQAPPKERASVTVQVSPTSDRLQILQPFQPWDTKDATNIPILIKAQGKTTTDHISMAGPWLKYRGHLDNISNNMLIGAINEANGEANKIKNSTTGEWGAVPAVARDYKKKGIKWVVIGDWNYGEGSSREHAALEPRHLGGLAIITRSFARIHETNLKKQGMLPLTFAEPADYDRIKPNDKVDILCTQLAVGKPVTMIVRPEGAKAFEVSLQHTFNEAQLEWFKNGSALNTMAKAASQ